DNA sequence from the Armatimonadota bacterium genome:
GCTGGATGGCGATGCCCGGGGCGGAGCCGCCCTCTCCGTGGTCTCCGTTACCGGGAAACCGATTCTGTTCGTGGGTACGGGCGAGAAGGTCGAGGCCCTGGAACCCTTCTACCCCGACCGCATGGCCTCCCGGATCCTAGGGATGGGCGATGTGCTCACCCTCATCGAGCGGGCCCAGGAGGCCATCAGCGCGGAGCGGGCGGCAGATCTCCAGCGCAAGCTCCGGCGGGCGGAGTTCACCCTAGAGGACTTCCGCCAGCAGCTCCAGGAGGTGCGGAAGATGGGGCCGCTCCGCAATCTGCTGGAGATGATTCCGGGGTTCGCGCAGATGCGGGGATTGCGGGAGGAGCTGGAGGAGCGGGAGATGGTGCGGTTCGAGGCCATCCTCAACTCCATGACCCCACAGGAGCGGCGCGATCCCTCCATTCTCAACAGCAGCCGTAAGCGCCGCATCGCCCGGGGGAGCGGGACCACGGTGCAGGACGTGAACCGGCTCCTCCGGCAGTTCGAGGAGACCAGACGCATGATCCGGCAGCTGGAATCCGCGGGCCGCCGGATGGGCAAGTGGAAGTGGCCGTTCTGAAGGCAAACACCTGGAGGGAGGGAGAAGGTGGCGGTGAAGATCCGTCTCATGCGCATGGGCAAGCGGCACGAGCCGTTCTTCCGTCTGGTGGTGACGGACAGCCGCGCGCCCCGCAACGGCAGGTACATCGAGGCCATCGGCTACTACAACCCCCGCACGGAGCCCAGCACCATCCACGTGAACGCGGAGAAGGCCCTGGAGTGGCTCTCCAAGGGTGCCCAGCCCTCGGACGCGGCCCGGGTGCTGCTGGAGAAGGCCGGGGTCTGGCGCCTGTGGCAGGAGCAGAGGCGCCGCAAGGCAAGCTAGCCATGGCAACGACACGCACGACACCCTCCGGAGGGGATGTGCGGGGGCTTGTGGAGTACGTGGTGCGGGGGCTGGTGGATCACCCGGAGGCCGTCCGGGTGGAGGAGGCGGAGGGGCCCGTGCTGCGGGTGCACGTGGCCCCCGAGGATCGGGGAAAGGTCATCGGGCGCCAGGGACGGGTGATCCAGGCTCTGCGGACCTTGGCCCGGGTGGCCGCCCGAGGAGCAGGAACCGTACAGGTGGAGATCGCGGAGGAGAAGCGGCCATGAACTCCATTACCCTGATCCGACCCGTGGTGGTGAAGGCCATCGTCACGGAGACCTTCAAGGAGAACTACAAGCGGGATCTGCAGGAGGCCCTGCGGGGGGTGGAGGATCTCATCGCCCGCGTCGACTCCCAGATCCGCCGCCTGGAGCTGGAACGGCAGATCACCCCCCAGAACCGGGCGGTGCGGCAGCAGCTGGAGGTGGAGCGGTCCCGTCAGGAGGCCCTGCGGGCGGAGCTCCTGGAGCGGCTGCGGGAGGCGGAGCGGCTGGAGCTCAACACCGAGTTCCCGCAAGCCACCGTGGACGCCCAAGTGGAAGTCCGGGTGGGCGACAACCTCTTCAGGAAGCTGAGCCGGGCGGAGATCCTGGTGAAGGACGGCATCGTGATGGAGATCCGCCTGTGACGGGATGCGGAAGCTGCGCATCGGCACCATCACACGCCCCCACGGCCTCCGGGGGGAGGTTCGGGTCCTGCCCGACACGGACTTCCCGGACCGGTTCCAGACCCTGCGGCGGGTCTTTGTAGCGGGTCCGGAGGGCGAGGTACCCTACGAGGTGGAATCCGTCCGGCCGCACGGCCGGTTCTTCCTGGTGAGACTTCGGGGGGTGGAGGGTCGGGAGGCTGCGGAGGCTCTTCGGGGCCGGGAGCTGCGTATCCCCCAGGAGGAAGCACCCCCCCTTCCGGAGGGCACGTACTACGTGGCGGACATCCTGGGCCTGGAGGTGCGGACTCCGGAGGGGAAGGTGCTGGGCCGGGTGCGGGAGGTGCTCCGTACGGGGGCCAATGATGTGTACGTGGTGGCGGGGGACCGGGAGATCCTCCTCCCTGCCATCGAGGACGTCGTCCAGGAGGTAAACCTGGAAGAGCGGTGCATGGTGGTGCGACTTCTGCCCGGGCTGGTGGACTGAGGATGCGGGTGGACATCGTGACCATCTTCCCCGAGATCTTCCTGCCCCTCCGGGTGGGCGTCCTGGGACGGGCCCAGGAGCGGGGAGTGGTGCAGATCAGGGTGTGGAACCTGCGGGACTTCGCCACGGACCGGCACCGCACCGTGGACGACTACCCTTATGGGGGCGGGCCGGGGATGGTGATGAAGCCAGAACCCTTCTTCGCCGCGGTGGAGGCCATCGAGCGGGACGCGGGGGATCGGGGCCGCATCCTCTTCACCTCCCCCCAGGGCCGACGCTTCGACCAGCGGATGGCCCAGGAGCTGAGTCAGGAGGGGCACCTGGTGATCCTGTGCGGCCGGTACGAGGGCGTGGACGAGCGGGTGGTGGTGGGACTGCCGGCAGAGGAGGTGTCCATCGGGGACTACGTGCTCACGGGCGGGGAGCTCGCGGCCATGGTCATCGTGGACGCCACCGCCCGGCTGGTCCCGGGAGTGGTGGGGGACGAGGGATCCGTGCGGGAGGAATCCTTCACCACGGGGCTCCTGGACCATCCCCACTACACCCGGCCCGCGGAGTTCCGGGGAATGCGGGTGCCGGAGGTACTCCTGAGGGGCAACCACGCGGCCATCGCCCGGTGGCGGCGGAAGGAAGCCCTGCGGCGCACCCTGTTGCGGCGGCCCGACCTGCTGCGCACCGCGGCGCTCACGCCCGAGGACCAGGTGCTGTTGCGGGAGATCGAGGAGGAGTTGGGGATCCGGGTATAATCGAAAGCACGTGGAGGCCGTAGCCATGGACAAGATGCAGCTGGTAGAGCAGCCTCACCGGAAGCCCGAGATCCCGGAGTTCGCGCCGGGCGACACCGTGCGCGTGCACACCCGGGTGCGGGAGGGCGGGCGAGAACGGGTCCAGGTGTTCGAGGGAGTGGTGATCGCCCGTCGGGGCGGGGGGGTGCGGGAGACCTTCACGGTGCGTCGGATCTCCCACGGGGTGGGCGTGGAGCGGATCTTCCCCCTGCACTCCCCCAACATTGTGCGCATCGAGGTGGTGCGCCGCGGGCAGGTACGGCGGGCCAAGCTGTACTATCTGCGGGAGAAGGTGGGCAAGGCAACCCGCATCAAGGAGAAGCGGTAGCGCGGAGCGGCCGTGCAGTTGGCCCTGATCCGCAACGAGATGAGCATCCCGGTTCTGATCCTTCTCGTGGCCGCGGCCCTGGTGGTGTTGCGGCATGCCCTCCGGGATCTCGTCTTCTTCCCGCAGAAGGTGCGCCACGCGATCCTCGAGACCCTCGATGCGGCCCTGTTCGCGGTGGTCCTCGCCTTCTTCATCATCACCTTCGTGGCCCAGGCCTTCTTCATCCCCTCGGGCTCCATGGAGCCCACCCTCCAGATCGGCGACCGCATTCTGGTGGCGAAGTTCTACTACCGCATCGCCCCCATCCAGCGGGGGGACGTGATCGTCTTCCGCTACCCCCTCAATCCCGGGAAGGACTTCGTGAAACGGGTGGTGGGAGTGCCGGGCGACCGAGTGGAGCTGCGACAGGGGGTGGTGTACGTCAACGGGAAGCCCCACCCTGAACTCACCCCCGCGAACGGGGACCAGGGCTGCGCCCAGAGCTACGGTCCTAAGACGGTAACCGAAGGGCACCTCTTCGTGCTGGGGGACAACCGGTGCAACAGCGAGGACAGCCGGTTCTTCGGCCTCGTGCCCGTGCGGAACGTGGTGGGCCGGGCCCTGGTGATCTACTGGCCGCCGCACCGCGTGGGCCTCGTGCGCTGACTCGGGACCTCGGCCGGCTGGAGCGGGATCTGCGCCGCCGGGGATACCGACTCCTCGCGGGCGTGGACGAGGCGGGCTGCGGCCCCCTGGCGGGCCCCGTGGTGGCCGCCGTGGTGCTGGGGGACCGGCCCCTCCGGATTCCGGGACTCCAGGACAGCAAGCGGCTTTCCGAAGCTCAGCGGGAGGCCCTGGCCGCACGCATCCGGCAGGAAGCGGTGGCCTGGGCCCTGGGCATGGCCACGGTGGAGGAGATTGATGCCCTGAACATCCGGGTCGCCTCCCGCCTGGCACAACTCCGAGCGGTGGCCGCCCTCCCCCAGCACCCGCACCTCGTGCTCGTGGATGGACCCTGGCGTATTCCGCTGGAACTCCCTCAGCGGCCCGTGGTGGACGGGGATGCCCGCGTGGCCC
Encoded proteins:
- the lepB gene encoding signal peptidase I, which produces MLETLDAALFAVVLAFFIITFVAQAFFIPSGSMEPTLQIGDRILVAKFYYRIAPIQRGDVIVFRYPLNPGKDFVKRVVGVPGDRVELRQGVVYVNGKPHPELTPANGDQGCAQSYGPKTVTEGHLFVLGDNRCNSEDSRFFGLVPVRNVVGRALVIYWPPHRVGLVR
- the rplS gene encoding 50S ribosomal protein L19, with protein sequence MDKMQLVEQPHRKPEIPEFAPGDTVRVHTRVREGGRERVQVFEGVVIARRGGGVRETFTVRRISHGVGVERIFPLHSPNIVRIEVVRRGQVRRAKLYYLREKVGKATRIKEKR
- the rpsP gene encoding 30S ribosomal protein S16, yielding MAVKIRLMRMGKRHEPFFRLVVTDSRAPRNGRYIEAIGYYNPRTEPSTIHVNAEKALEWLSKGAQPSDAARVLLEKAGVWRLWQEQRRRKAS
- the rimM gene encoding ribosome maturation factor RimM (Essential for efficient processing of 16S rRNA), translating into MRKLRIGTITRPHGLRGEVRVLPDTDFPDRFQTLRRVFVAGPEGEVPYEVESVRPHGRFFLVRLRGVEGREAAEALRGRELRIPQEEAPPLPEGTYYVADILGLEVRTPEGKVLGRVREVLRTGANDVYVVAGDREILLPAIEDVVQEVNLEERCMVVRLLPGLVD
- a CDS encoding ribonuclease HII, yielding MERDLRRRGYRLLAGVDEAGCGPLAGPVVAAVVLGDRPLRIPGLQDSKRLSEAQREALAARIRQEAVAWALGMATVEEIDALNIRVASRLAQLRAVAALPQHPHLVLVDGPWRIPLELPQRPVVDGDARVALIAAASILAKVERDRLMRELDARYPGYGFARHKGYPTPEHLQALARLGPCPAHRRSFRPLRG
- a CDS encoding YlqD family protein, coding for MNSITLIRPVVVKAIVTETFKENYKRDLQEALRGVEDLIARVDSQIRRLELERQITPQNRAVRQQLEVERSRQEALRAELLERLREAERLELNTEFPQATVDAQVEVRVGDNLFRKLSRAEILVKDGIVMEIRL
- a CDS encoding KH domain-containing protein, with the translated sequence MRGLVEYVVRGLVDHPEAVRVEEAEGPVLRVHVAPEDRGKVIGRQGRVIQALRTLARVAARGAGTVQVEIAEEKRP
- the trmD gene encoding tRNA (guanosine(37)-N1)-methyltransferase TrmD, with the translated sequence MRVDIVTIFPEIFLPLRVGVLGRAQERGVVQIRVWNLRDFATDRHRTVDDYPYGGGPGMVMKPEPFFAAVEAIERDAGDRGRILFTSPQGRRFDQRMAQELSQEGHLVILCGRYEGVDERVVVGLPAEEVSIGDYVLTGGELAAMVIVDATARLVPGVVGDEGSVREESFTTGLLDHPHYTRPAEFRGMRVPEVLLRGNHAAIARWRRKEALRRTLLRRPDLLRTAALTPEDQVLLREIEEELGIRV